The Candidatus Zixiibacteriota bacterium genome has a window encoding:
- a CDS encoding VOC family protein has translation MKALFILYVADQEASASFYSRVLGKAPDLHVPGMTEFDLGDGATLGLMPARGIKRLLGATLPVPGTAQGIPRCELYLTVASAESYHRRALDAGARELSGLSLRAWGDTVAYSLDLDGHVLAFAERDRAARRGT, from the coding sequence ATGAAAGCCCTCTTCATTCTCTACGTAGCTGACCAGGAAGCGAGTGCATCGTTCTATTCACGGGTACTGGGCAAGGCGCCTGACCTGCATGTGCCGGGGATGACCGAGTTCGACCTCGGCGACGGCGCCACACTGGGCCTGATGCCGGCCCGTGGAATCAAGCGTCTGCTCGGCGCTACGCTGCCGGTCCCGGGTACGGCGCAAGGCATTCCCCGCTGCGAACTCTACCTGACCGTCGCGAGTGCCGAGTCATATCATCGACGTGCACTCGATGCCGGCGCCAGAGAGCTCAGCGGGCTGTCCCTGCGAGCATGGGGCGATACGGTTGCATATAGCCTTGATCTCGACGGTCACGTCCTGGCTTTCGCAGAGCGAGACCGGGCGGCCCGGCGGGGCACATAA